A part of Crassostrea angulata isolate pt1a10 chromosome 5, ASM2561291v2, whole genome shotgun sequence genomic DNA contains:
- the LOC128184467 gene encoding uncharacterized protein LOC128184467 gives MITISHIFPIESPYCQFSGKSESPVNSLITKFTEYCVLKCPNSVTVRNLLFQCAVSHATKESDVTYICRQPLDTLPLGVHGMPRPEADVLKSVKFLYLKTVDEVVEFCASIHNKVVGPDLIVVDDIDGYIEQFKGPCPEHQAAKLCSLLCDAVHFINTKHGGSCCLLLSCMDSSNHLSSVFKSSGIQIFNIKEIYSGDYRLSFVQGSNSIGVEFCIQKDAVYLREFNATEKLKQGNSTGK, from the exons ATGATCACCATATCGCACATTTTCCCAATAGAATCTCCATATTGCCAGTTTTCGGGGAAATCCGAATCTCCTGTTAATTCCCTTATCACGAAATTCACTGAATATTGTGTTCTCAAATGTCCTAACAGcgt GACTGTACGGAACCTGTTGTTCCAATGTGCTGTTTCACATGCCACCAAGGAGTCTGATGTGACGTATATTTGCAGGCAGCCTTTGGACACGCTACCGCTGGGCGTTCACGGAATGCCGCGCCCTGAGGCAGATGTTCTCAAATCGGTCAAGTTTTT GTATTTGAAGACTGTGGATGAGGTGGTGGAGTTTTGTGCCAGCATCCATAACAAAGTTGTTGGGCCAGACCTGATCGTTGTGGATGACATTGACGGATACATCGAACAGTTCAAG GGACCGTGTCCAGAACACCAGGCAGCAAAGCTGTGCTCACTTCTCTGTGATGCTGTCCATTTCATCAACACCAAACA TGGTGGGTCCTGTTGTTTGCTTTTGTCATGTATGGATTCATCCAATCATTTGAGCTCTGTGTTTAAGAGCTCTGGTATAcagatttttaatattaaag aaATATACTCTGGTGACTATAGGCTGAGCTTTGTGCAAGGAAGTAACTCCATTGGTGTTGAGTTTTGTATTCAAAAGGATGCTGTATATCTCAGGGAATTCAATGCAACAGAGAAACTCAAACAAGGGAACTCGacaggaaaataa
- the LOC128184468 gene encoding translocator protein-like, whose amino-acid sequence MSEYLKPAAAIALPFLGGAAGSVISRTNISQWYENIKRPSWRPPNYIFGPVWTALYGSMGYASYLVWRDGGGFQGEAALPLALYGTQLALNWAWTPIFFGAHRLGLATIEIGCLWGTIVATIFTFHKVNATAAHILFPYLGWVTFASVLTFKIWRMNKDDNEEKDSKSS is encoded by the exons ATGTCAGAGTACCTAAAGCCAGCAGCAGCCATTGCTTTGCCCTTTTTAGGTGGAGCAGCTGGATCTGTGATCTCAAGAACAAACATTTCTCAATGGTATGAG AACATAAAGCGCCCCTCTTGGAGGCCCCCTAATTACATATTTGGACCAGTGTGGACAGCCCTGTATGGCAGCATGGGATACGCCTCCTACCTGGTGTGGAGGGATGGAGGGGGATTCCAGGGGGAAGCAGCCCTGCCCCTGGCTCTCTATGGAACACAGCTGGCTCTTAACTGGGCATGGACCCCCATCTTCTTTGGAGCTCACAGACTGGGCCTG GCTACCATAGAAATTGGCTGTCTATGGGGGACCATCGTGGCCACAATCTTCACCTTCCACAAGGTCAATGCTACAGCGGCCCACATCTTGTTTCCTTACCTGGGCTGGGTGACCTTCGCTTCAGTCTTGACCTTCAAAATCTGGAGAATGAACAAGGACGACAATGAGGAGAAGGACTCAAAGTCCTCTTAA